The sequence below is a genomic window from Deinococcus fonticola.
CTAGACGCGAACTTCCCTTCCGCTGAAGGAAGCTGTCACGAAGCCTTGGGCTTGAGCTTCACTTCCACTTCCATGTCAAGCACCTCCGCGATGCGGCGAATGGTTTCCATGCTGTGGTCGTGGTAGCTGCTGCTCAGCCAGCGCGAGACCAGAGGAGGCTTGACCCCTAACGCGCGCGCTATAGCGGCCCCGGTCATCCCCCGGGCCAGCATGGCCCGCCGAAGCTCCCGGCTGACCGGGTCGGGGGCTTCCTGAGCCGGTATCAGGGCCGGGTCGAACTGCATTTCCGTCAGACCCTGCTGAGCCGCTTTTTCCTTGAGAACGTCCAGGGCGGCCACGACGCCCATCGAGAAGGCCACTTCACCCGTTGCCGGGTCGGTGAGGGCGGGCACCTGATGAACGGTCAGGAGGTGGCCCTCTTTGACTTTGAAGGTTTCAGTAATCAAGCTTTGCTGCTGGGTCATCATTGAACATCCTTTCAGTTCGCCATGACGGTGATGACGATGTAGTATCCGCCCTGGTTCCAGCCCACCTTGGCGCGAACGGTGACGGTTTCCAGATGGCGGTCGAAGTTGATGCCTGGTGCCCGTCCGGGGGCATTGTCAGGAAGGTCTTTACTCACTTCGTCGTAGAAGCTGATGGCATCGAGCACATCTTCCTGATGAAGCCCGTCCAGACTCAATTCCTGAGCAGCGTGGCGACTGAAGGCGAGTGTCCCCACATCGATGGCATGCCAGATGGCTTCGATTTCCCAGGTGTGCACCTCGTCTGTACTGAAATCGAATCCCTCCAGCATGCTGGAATATTAACTTATGGGTTAATCAACCGCAAGTGTGTCTTCTTCGCTGACTTCTTGAATGCCAGCCAGTGCCTCCTGATCACGCTCGCGGAGCTTGATTCGCGTCAGCTTGCCTCTGAGCACCTCCAGGGTGTACTCGCCCTCGCCGAAGAGGGAACCGTCAATGGTTTCCGGAAGGTCAACCACCAGGACATGATGCTCAGGGTCGTAGGTCACCTCTACCTTGGCTTTGGCGTGCCGTTCTTTGACGGCTTCCAGCTTCTTCTTCCCGGCATTGATGAACGCCCTCCGGCGACGGCCACTGTCCTGCAGTTCGACGATTTCCCCGGTGGCAGGGAGGCTCACATCGTATTTGCTGTTCAGGTAACCGGCCATGTTGTTTCTGGGGGCAACTTCCCCATGAGTCAGCAGGACTTTTCCTGGACTGTAGCGGGCAATCATACCCAGCATGCCGCCACGGTCGGCATGCGCCGAGAGGTAGAAGCGTTCCACCCGCGAGTACGCCGATACAGCTTCCAGGCCACCCCGACCGTTCGGCAGCATCACTTCACCACCCTGCTGCAGCTCCAGCAGGCGGCGGCCCGGCGACTCGGCATCCTGATAACCCACCACGAAGAGGGCATTGTCACTTTGGGGCAACCAGGCCCTGGCGTAGAGGGGACTGGCTCCGGCGTGCAGCATGCCGCTCGAGGCCACCACAATGCCGGGTCGGTCGGAAGCAATGACCTGCTCGCGCTCACGGCGGTCTCTGACCAGCTTCACCGCCTCGTTGAGGAACACGGGTTGCCCACTGGCCTTGCGGCGGTTCTGCAAGGCCGGTGGGAGCAGCGGAAGCATCTCTTCGTAGGCCTCGGTCATCTGGCGGGTCAGGCCATCCAGGTAGAGCGGAGCCTTTGGAAGGAGACCGCTCGCCATGCTGGTGGTCAAAATCTGGGTGATTTCCTGGGCACGGCCCAGGGCGAATGAGGGAATCAATACCCTTCCGCCACCCTTGAGCGTCTCGCCGATGGCCTGTACGAAGGTACGTACCTGCTCTTTACGGGAAGGCAGCAAGGTGTCGCCGTAGGTGCTTTCCGAAAC
It includes:
- a CDS encoding helix-turn-helix domain-containing protein codes for the protein MITETFKVKEGHLLTVHQVPALTDPATGEVAFSMGVVAALDVLKEKAAQQGLTEMQFDPALIPAQEAPDPVSRELRRAMLARGMTGAAIARALGVKPPLVSRWLSSSYHDHSMETIRRIAEVLDMEVEVKLKPKAS
- a CDS encoding MBL fold metallo-hydrolase encodes the protein MRMSFAFIGLGGTDEVGASSYLYLLREGNLLIDAGLRPGHVGEAALPKLELLTDYPPSAMVLTHAHLDHVAGLPVVIRRFPKLNIYCTEATARIAALVLADTLKVSTEQGYPMFSPTEMKRTLERLRPIPYFQRITDHGFAFTLYPSGHLLGAASVLIESGGKTVFHTGDVSNVETPVVTAAWLPAQVTPVDAVVSESTYGDTLLPSRKEQVRTFVQAIGETLKGGGRVLIPSFALGRAQEITQILTTSMASGLLPKAPLYLDGLTRQMTEAYEEMLPLLPPALQNRRKASGQPVFLNEAVKLVRDRREREQVIASDRPGIVVASSGMLHAGASPLYARAWLPQSDNALFVVGYQDAESPGRRLLELQQGGEVMLPNGRGGLEAVSAYSRVERFYLSAHADRGGMLGMIARYSPGKVLLTHGEVAPRNNMAGYLNSKYDVSLPATGEIVELQDSGRRRRAFINAGKKKLEAVKERHAKAKVEVTYDPEHHVLVVDLPETIDGSLFGEGEYTLEVLRGKLTRIKLRERDQEALAGIQEVSEEDTLAVD